The DNA segment ATTCCTTGAGCACGTCGCGGGCACGGGAGTAGAGCTCCTTTTTAGAGACGTTGCTGTCTGCTGTGGCAACGCCCACCAGCAAAAGCAATAAAACAATCAATCGTTTCATAAACTACCAGAAGTAAACGCCAAAGCCAATGTTTGCAAACAGGGAGACGCCGCTACCTTTGGCAAAACGGTTGTCTACGTTCACGTACGAAAGCCCCATCTTGGTGACAACGGCAAAAGTGACGAGTTTTCTGTCGGAGAGGAACAGGTAGGGCGTGCCCAGTTTCACGTCCAGGTTCACGCCCAAAATATAGGCGTTGAAATCGCCCTCAGAATCCTCCTCAATGTCGCCTTTATTGTAATCAAACTGCGGAATGTCTTCCTTGATTTCCATTTGGGTATAAGGGATGCTGATGCCCACATAGGGCCTTACCTTGAAATTGCGGCTGTCGTAGACCACAAAGCCGGCTCCAAGACCGTAGCCCCAAAAACCGTCAATGCCCGGGCTCACAATTTCGGCAAGCAGCGCAAGGCGGCTGATTTGAATGTAGAGTTCCGCGTTGATCATGTCGGCGGAAGGTTCAAAAAGGTCACTGCGGTAAAGGTCGTCCATGCCAAAGCTGATCCCGATGATGTCTGGGACCAGAATGTTGAGGCCAATACCTCCGGTGTAGAGTTTTTCTTGAATCACGTGCTCCTTGTTCTTCTTCCTCATCTTGAGCATGAAGCTAAACAAGTCCGCCCTCTCCACCGGCTCGTAAACGTTGTTTTTGAGCCATTCGGCGTCCGGGTCGTCAGGATATTGCTGCAGGTAGGCTTCCGCATCCTTTTTCAAGGTGTCGGCAACGCCTTGCAGGCGGTAAACGTCACGAAGCAAGACCAAAATCTTGATTTTTTTCTTTTGCTGGTCCGTCAAGCCGGAACTCTCGATTTGGTCCTTGATGTCGTAGTAGTAATTCTTGTCGGAGCTTTGCCCCTTGACCTTTTCGATCACGAACAAGCCGAGGGCGTCCTTGTCGTCAAGGACGTATTTGACATCGCGGCTGAACTTAGAGGAATCGTAAGCCGTCTGGTAATGCGATATCAAAAGTTCCAGGTAGTCGCTGTACATGCCTGCTTCCATGTAGGCGCACTCCTTTTCGATGTCGGAAAGGGGGTTCAAGTCGCGGGTCGCCAGGGCGTCAATGGACTCGATTTGCTCACGGATAGCCGCGGAATCCTTCCGCTTGATCCGTTCCAGCAACTCCTCACGGGCAATGTATATAGGCTCCCGTTCCGAGGGTCTGCTTTCCAGAGTTTTTTCAAAATCGTCCGTTGTGCTGGACGAATCTACCGTCGAAGCGCTGTCGGGAGCCTCCGACGCGGCTTTTTCGCCCATCAGGCTCTGTTCAAAATCGCTGAAATCCTTTGGCGATGCGCCCTGGGCAAAGGCGACTGCTGCAAGCAGAATCAGGAGCGGTGCAAAAACAATCTTTTTCATTTTCGCTCCTTATTGCTCATTGGACGGTTCAGGTTTGACATACAGGAAATCGGCCACAAAGGCTTCGCACTTTTTCATGGTACCGCCGTATACGCCGTACGAACGGTAGACCGTCATGTTCTGCAGTTTTTTTACAAAAAGCACGTTGGCGCCCAGCTCGCGGGCCTTCACCACCAAAAAATCCATGGCGGCCTCGACCGAGCATTGAGTCTCGGGATTGGTCGTAATGGTTGCTATGGGCACGCTGTTCGTGGGGGTCACGGGCACCACGGTGGCGTCCACAATCAAGAGCTTATCTTCTTTGGAGAGCGGTTCAAAGTGGTCGTACGTAATCATGACCAGATTGGCGCTGGAGCCGCAACCCGCAAGCATAAGGGAGGTAAGCACCACAAAAATCAAGGCTGCTCTTTTCATTAACGATACCTCATGCAGCGGATGGAGTAATAGTCGCGGCTGTCAATACCTTTAAAGACTGTGCTAGTCGCCGACTCCTCGTACGAGATGTCAGAAACAACGCCCGCCCAGTCGCTGGTATTCATTATGGCAATAGACTGCGCATCGTATGTCCTGAACATGGCGCGTTCGCCAACAGAAGTTTCGTAACCACTGATATAACCGCCTGCGGGAAGCGCCGAAAATTTAACGAGGTCCATCCCGCCAAATTCCCTGTTTGTTTCGGAGGAGACCGCCTTCAGCATTTTCCCGGCCGTGTATTCCCCACCCAGGATTTCAAAAAGGGATTCCCATTCCCTATCGCTTGGGAGACGGAAGCCATCGGGGCAAACATCGTTCAAAGAACTGCTACCTAAAGCGCTACCGTACGTCACTTTGTACAAGCGGCAGTTGGCCTCCCCAAAAGAACGGGAGCACAGAGAAGAGACCATGCTGTTGCCATCGTCATAATCCAGGTTCTCGGCCATCCATTCTATGCCGTCTACAATGGTCGTCTTGTAAGTGCGGCCATTGCGAGCATCCGTGAAGCTGGACTCCCTGTAGTCGACAGAGGGGATTTTGCGTTTTGCGGGTTCACCCGATTTGTATTGGACCGCATCGGCGAGTTCCTCATCGATTTCCTCGTCCGTCTTGAGTTCCCTCATTTTTGTCCACTTCTCGTCGATGCAGGCGTATACGGTGGAATTACTTTCTACATAGAATACGTCCCCTTCCGAAGACGAATTGCATTTGGGCCCGTTATACGACAGATCATCTACAATGAAATCGACTGCCTTATCGCTATAGCGATCGCTGGGGTCGTACCCCAGCTCCGAGTTGCAGGCCACATAAAAAATGGCCGTAATAGAGAGTGCAAAAAACTTTATCATAGCCATAATATAGTTTATTCTTAAAATGGTCTGCTAGTCTTCTAGGCAACGCACAGAAAAAGCGGTCTTGTTGTCCTTGGGCATGAACTGGATTTCTTCGCTATAATAACGCAGCCAGAACACCGACTTGTCTGCAGTCCACATGTATGAGCTGAGGGACTTGTCAAAGTAGTCTCCCGATTCACGGCCGCCTGCCGGGTAAGCGTTAAAGCCCCACAGGTTCCAGCCCTGGCTCCCCTTATCGCTCCATTCTTCACGGGAACGGAGGGCGCTGCCGTAAAAGACGGCGTTTTGCAAAGCCTGGAATTCCGCCGCCGAGGGAAGGTGCCAGCCTTCGGGGCACACTTCGGAAGCCTGCTCGTAGCTGTAGAGCCGGCCAAACTTTTTGCAGATGGTGGTATCGTCGTTGTAGCACCAGCTCCCTTCCACGTCGTAGGCCATGTTCTCGGCCATCCAGTTCTGCTCGCCTATGCGGATCGTTTTGTATTCAGTCCCCTGGTATTCCAGCGTACCGTACTCAAAGGGAATCTCGTCCAGGAAGGCAGAATCCAGATCCCCTTCAATGGTCAAGTATTGAGGCGTCTGCATGCAACGCACCGACATGCCGTGGTCCTTGTAATAAAAGCCGTCGCTCAAGTAGTCGGAATCGTAGCGGAGGGCGTAGCCAATGCTGGTCCCGTCGTCCTTTTCGACGGAAGACCAAAAGAAGGCGTATTTGCCGGTGCTCATGAATTCGCCGTTCTCGCTGTTGCGGCGGCCTGCGGGCATGCCATAAAAGCCGAAACGGTTGGTGGGCTTGCTGGCCGAATCCGAGACTTCCCAGCCTTCTACAGTCTTAATACCTACCCCAGTCTGGACCCCCATGTTGTTTTGGGTGGCCGAAAGCACTTGCTGCCAGTCGCGCGAAGTGGGCAAGCGCCACCCTTCGGGGCAAATGCCGGTCACTTTGCTGTTGGAGTTACCGTACGCTTCTGTAACGTACTTTTTTTCGATGTTCATGGCCGCCGTCCACGAATACAAGGGACCGTACTTGGCGCAGCTGTCTTTGGAATTTTCGTAGCACCAAATGCCGCCCTTCAAGTTCGGAGTTTTGGAACTGTCCACATAGCGGAGGTTCTCGGCCATCCAGTAGTCCGAGCCGATTTTGACCACAGAATAAGTCTTGCCGTCGCGTTCGTCCGTAAACTTGCCGTCTTTAAGCACTATGTTGACTTGGGGTCCGAAGGCGATATCGTCGTCATAGCTCCCATTGTCGCCGCAAGAAACGCAAAGCATTAGTGCCGGTACTGTGAGCAGAAAGCCCTTGAAATTCATAAAAACTCCTTGAAACAAAACCCTAATAAGCTTTAATATAAAATATTATAAATAAAAAGATAAAAAACGCCCCCGAAGGAGCGTCTTTTGGTCGCGGCTGAGCCGCTAATACTAGCAGCCGAGCTTAGCAGAGAGGTAAGCTTCGAGTTCGTCGATCTTCACCAGTTCCTGCTTCATGGAGTCGCGTTCGCGGACGGTCACGAAGCCGAGCTTTGCCGGATCGGATTCACCCTCGCCCACAGTGTCGAAGTCGACGGTCACGCAGAACGGCGTGCCGAGTTCGTCCTGACGGCGGTAGCGCTTACCGATGGACTGCGTTTCGTCGTATTCCACGTTCCAGCGGTTGAGGAGCTTCTGGTAGAGTTCTTCGGCCTTGGCCTTCACCTGGCCCTTCTTCACGAGCGGGAGCACGGCGACCTTCACCGGAGCAATCTTCGGGTCGAAGTGGAGCACGGTACGTTCGTCGTTTTCGAGCTTTTCCACGTCGTAGGCGTCGCAGAGGAGCACGAGGAGCAGGCGTTCCACACCGAGGGACGGTTCCACAACGTACGGGATGTAGCGCTTGTTCTGCACCGGGTCAATGTATTCCTGCTTGACCTTGGATTCGTTCTGGTGCTGCGTCAAGTCGTAGTTCGTACGGCTGGCGATACCCCAGAGTTCGCCCCAGCCGAACGGGAATTCGTATTCGACGTCGGTGGTACCGTTGGAGTAGTGGGAAAGTTCTTCCTTGGCATGTTCGCGGAGGCGGAGCTTTTCCTTGTTCACGCCGAGGTCGTTCACGAGCCAGTCGAAGCAGTACTTGCGCCAGAAGTTGTACCAGTCAAGTTCGGTGCCCGGTTCGCAGAAGAATTCGAGTTCCATCTGTTCGAATTCGCGGGTACGGAAGATGAAGTTACCCGGAGTGATTTCGTTACGGAAGCTCTTACCGATCTGGCCCACACCGAACGGAATGCGCGGGCGAACGTTGTCGACAATGTTCTTGAAGTCAACGAAGATACCCTGGGCCGTTTCCGGACGGAGGTACACCTTGTTGCCTTCGCCTTCGATCACGCCGATTTCGGTCTGGAACATCAGGTTGAATGCGCGGGGCTTGGTCCAATCGGTCTTGCCGCAGGTCGGGCATTCGATCTTGTTGTCCATCATCATCTGGTGGACTTCGTCAAAGTTCTTGCCGGCGCAGCAGCCTTCGCCGAGCTTGTCTTCCAAGAGCTGGTCGGCACGGAAACGTTCGTGGCAAGCGAGGCAGTCGACCAGAGGGTCAGAGAAGTTGCCCACGTGGCCGGAGGCCTTCCAAACGCGGGGGTTCAAAAGAATAGAGCTGTCGAGACCGAGCACGTCCTGGCGGCTGGTCACGAACTTTTTCCACCAGAGGTTCTTGATGTTGCGCTTGAGTTCCACGCCATACGGACCGTAGTCCCAAGTGTTGGCGAGGCCGTCGTAAATTTCGGAGCCGGGGAAAATGAAACCGCGGCGCTTGCAGAGGGAGATGATGTCCTTGAGGGCATCCTGAACTTTCTTTGCCATTTTATAATCCTTTATCGGCTTATTCCAGCCGGACTAGGAACCTACCTGGATGGTAGGCCCTGACGGGGGCAAAGATAGTAAAAACGAAAGCAAACGATTGTTGACAGAACCGGGCGCAATATCTATCTTGAACCCATTACCGCCCATGAATTTTAAGACCCTTTTTATAACGCTTGCCCTACCCTTGGCGATTTTTGCCCAGGGCGACAACGTGGCAGAAGAGCCAAAGCCCGAAATCATCACCGAAAGCGAATTTTCGGGCGACAGCGCACGCGACGCCAATGACGCGGGTAATTCCGAAGAACTTGCCGAAGCCGATAGCGCCGAGGCCGCCGAAGACACCACCGAAATGACCCAGGAAGAGGCCGACGCCGAGCTCGCCGCCGACATGGCAGCCGCCGACTCCACCTCTGCCGACAGCGTCATTCAGTCGCTCAACCTCGACATGACCACCGCCTACATGCCCTCCGAGAGCCGCCGAATCGCTGGTCCATACGGCATTCGCACCTACCGCATGCACCGTGGCGTGGATCTGGGGCTTTGCCACGGCGAAGACCGAACCATTCGCGCCGCCTTCGCAGGCGTCGTCACCAAAGTCCGCAACCAGGGTCGCCGCAAGGGCTACGGCAAGTACGTGATTATTGACCACGGGAACGGCCTCACCACACTCTACGCCCACCTCGCCAAATGGACCGTGAATGTGGGCGACACCCTACAGGCCGGCGACACTCTCGGCATTGGGGGCAACACCGGACGTTCCTTCGGTGCCCACCTGCACTTCGAGATGCGTTACCACGGCATCTACATCGACCCCGCCACGGTTTTCAACTTTACCGAGGGCACCTACGACAATGTGGTCGCCGTCATCGACCCCGCCATCCTCCAGGCAAAAGAAGACGAGTACCAAAAGGAACTCGCCAAACACCGCTACTACAAGGTGCGCCGAGGCGACTGCCTAGGCAAAATCGCCCGACGTTACGGGATATCCATTACCAAGCTCAAAAAGCTGAACGGCCTCAAGGGGAACATGATTCGCCCGGGCCAAGTGCTCCGCTGCTCTTAAAATTTTCCGTACTAAGAGTAAGCCTTCGGCTCAGTTCGAGTCTTTCTCGACAAGCCTCTTGTATGTGTTGTCAATGAGAATCGCGCCAATCGGGGCTGT comes from the Fibrobacter sp. UWP2 genome and includes:
- a CDS encoding glycine--tRNA ligase, with product MAKKVQDALKDIISLCKRRGFIFPGSEIYDGLANTWDYGPYGVELKRNIKNLWWKKFVTSRQDVLGLDSSILLNPRVWKASGHVGNFSDPLVDCLACHERFRADQLLEDKLGEGCCAGKNFDEVHQMMMDNKIECPTCGKTDWTKPRAFNLMFQTEIGVIEGEGNKVYLRPETAQGIFVDFKNIVDNVRPRIPFGVGQIGKSFRNEITPGNFIFRTREFEQMELEFFCEPGTELDWYNFWRKYCFDWLVNDLGVNKEKLRLREHAKEELSHYSNGTTDVEYEFPFGWGELWGIASRTNYDLTQHQNESKVKQEYIDPVQNKRYIPYVVEPSLGVERLLLVLLCDAYDVEKLENDERTVLHFDPKIAPVKVAVLPLVKKGQVKAKAEELYQKLLNRWNVEYDETQSIGKRYRRQDELGTPFCVTVDFDTVGEGESDPAKLGFVTVRERDSMKQELVKIDELEAYLSAKLGC
- a CDS encoding FISUMP domain-containing protein → MNFKGFLLTVPALMLCVSCGDNGSYDDDIAFGPQVNIVLKDGKFTDERDGKTYSVVKIGSDYWMAENLRYVDSSKTPNLKGGIWCYENSKDSCAKYGPLYSWTAAMNIEKKYVTEAYGNSNSKVTGICPEGWRLPTSRDWQQVLSATQNNMGVQTGVGIKTVEGWEVSDSASKPTNRFGFYGMPAGRRNSENGEFMSTGKYAFFWSSVEKDDGTSIGYALRYDSDYLSDGFYYKDHGMSVRCMQTPQYLTIEGDLDSAFLDEIPFEYGTLEYQGTEYKTIRIGEQNWMAENMAYDVEGSWCYNDDTTICKKFGRLYSYEQASEVCPEGWHLPSAAEFQALQNAVFYGSALRSREEWSDKGSQGWNLWGFNAYPAGGRESGDYFDKSLSSYMWTADKSVFWLRYYSEEIQFMPKDNKTAFSVRCLED
- a CDS encoding peptidoglycan DD-metalloendopeptidase family protein, which gives rise to MNFKTLFITLALPLAIFAQGDNVAEEPKPEIITESEFSGDSARDANDAGNSEELAEADSAEAAEDTTEMTQEEADAELAADMAAADSTSADSVIQSLNLDMTTAYMPSESRRIAGPYGIRTYRMHRGVDLGLCHGEDRTIRAAFAGVVTKVRNQGRRKGYGKYVIIDHGNGLTTLYAHLAKWTVNVGDTLQAGDTLGIGGNTGRSFGAHLHFEMRYHGIYIDPATVFNFTEGTYDNVVAVIDPAILQAKEDEYQKELAKHRYYKVRRGDCLGKIARRYGISITKLKKLNGLKGNMIRPGQVLRCS
- a CDS encoding FISUMP domain-containing protein; its protein translation is MIKFFALSITAIFYVACNSELGYDPSDRYSDKAVDFIVDDLSYNGPKCNSSSEGDVFYVESNSTVYACIDEKWTKMRELKTDEEIDEELADAVQYKSGEPAKRKIPSVDYRESSFTDARNGRTYKTTIVDGIEWMAENLDYDDGNSMVSSLCSRSFGEANCRLYKVTYGSALGSSSLNDVCPDGFRLPSDREWESLFEILGGEYTAGKMLKAVSSETNREFGGMDLVKFSALPAGGYISGYETSVGERAMFRTYDAQSIAIMNTSDWAGVVSDISYEESATSTVFKGIDSRDYYSIRCMRYR